A portion of the Lolium rigidum isolate FL_2022 chromosome 1, APGP_CSIRO_Lrig_0.1, whole genome shotgun sequence genome contains these proteins:
- the LOC124688712 gene encoding polyphenol oxidase I, chloroplastic-like isoform X1, which translates to MGISTQIVEHTFSSISVDMSSASSFVCSPIASASSGCLLPPSKHGTGPSIGKLQGRRLSCRAAATSGSGGDENQQVRRNIDRRDVLFGLSGFAAVTSTKLGLALAADAEPVCASVPITAEVLKCSLTDDFDCPAEYDATQVIDFKSLPLPSGPPRVRRPAHELDDAYVKKFEEAIRRMKELDEDDPRSYYNQSGIHEAYCDQHYNVVSSGSPDVMFDVHFSSIFAPWHRMYIYFFERILGDLIGDPTFGLPYWNWDSPEGMMLPSIFLNESSPLYNANRNQQRLRSFMDLNLGPAKQPNLPEPECTGDALCLLENNLYSMYRQMTVDTPEEFLGGKFCSFGTKYTGSLENGAHTAAHIWAGGDMGSLKTAARDPVFYCNHSNVDRMWHLWTTTLGRDNLPYQEWLDTSFVFYDEMRRPVRISVQDVLDNGKLGYTYQEKRNLEWLQKRPMPSTVINRPVSTQKPVTPASSFPITLNKGQNQYVTVARPQNAQAAGGSSRKAPEVLVFDLTVDPCQFAKFDVLLNVPRGQEGIVGPKNSEYAGSFMYVPHSSGDDDDGSRFSRGRGRRDRRDDDRGRGRGDRGRDDDRGRRSDRGRGDRGRDDDRGRGRGGDRGRDDDRGRGRGGDRGRDDDRGRGRGGDRGRGDRGRMMENQDVSYRLNLREIIADLNCGRDTTLDITIVPIAGEKTLVKSVRVDIL; encoded by the exons ATGGGTATAAGCACGCAAATAGTAGAGCACACATTCTCTAGTATATCGGTGGACATGTCGAGCGCCTCCAGCTTCGTGTGCTCGCCTATAGCCTCGGCCTCCTCTGGATGCCTGCTTCCTCCAAGTAAGCACGGCACCGGTCCTTCGATCGGCAAGTTGCAGGGCCGCCGCCTGTCGTGCAGAGCCGCAGCCACGTCTGGTAGTGGCGGCGACGAAAACCAGCAGGTACGCCGCAACATCGACCGCCGGGACGTGCTTTTCGGCCTCTCCGGGTTCGCCGCTGTCACAAGCACAAAGCTCGGCCTCGCGCTCGCCGCTGACGCCGAGCCAGTGTGCGCGAGCGTGCCAATCACCGCCGAGGTGCTGAAATGCAGCTTGACGGACGATTTCGACTGCCCCGCCGAGTACGACGCCACGCAGGTCATCGACTTCAAGAGCCTGCCACTACCGAGTGGGCCGCCTCGCGTCCGCCGGCCGGCGCACGAGCTAGACGACGCGTACGTGAAGAAGTTTGAGGAGGCCATCCGTAGGATGAAGGAGCTGGACGAGGACGACCCGCGCAGCTACTACAACCAGTCAGGGATCCACGAGGCCTACTGCGACCAACACTACAACGTGGTGTCGTCGGGCAGCCCCGATGTCATGTTCGACGTGCACTTCTCCTCCATCTTCGCGCCGTGGCACCGCATGTACATCTACTTCTTCGAGCGCATCCTCGGCGACCTCATCGGCGACCCCACTTTCGGGCTGCCCTACTGGAACTGGGACTCCCCGGAAGGGATGATGCTGCCCTCCATATTCCTGAATGAGTCCTCCCCGCTCTACAACGCCAATCGCAACCAGCAACGCCTCCGCTCCTTCATGGATCTCAACCTGGGGCCCGCAAAGCAACCCAACCTTCCTGAACCTGAGTGCACCGGCGACGCTTTATGCCTCCTGGAGAACAATCTCTACAGCATGTATCGTCAG ATGACCGTGGATACGCCGGAGGAATTTCTCGGCGGCAAGTTCTGCTCGTTTGGTACGAAGTACACCGGGTCACTGGAGAACGGGGCACACACGGCGGCACACATCTGGGCTGGGGGAGACATGGGGAGCCTGAAGACGGCGGCGCGCGACCCCGTGTTCTACTGCAACCACTCCAACGTTGATCGCATGTGGCACCTGTGGACAACCACGCTAGGCCGCGACAACCTCCCCTACCAGGAGTGGCTCGACACCAGCTTCGTCTTCTACGACGAGATGAGGCGGCCGGTGCGCATCAGTGTCCAAGACGTCCTAGACAACGGCAAGCTCGGGTACACATACCAGGAGAAGAGGAACCTGGAATGGTTGCAGAAGCGCCCCATGCCGTCCACCGTAATCAACCGCCCGGTCAGCACCCAGAAACCTGTTACCCCTGCCTCGTCGTTCCCCATAACACTCAACAAAGGCCAGAACCAGTACGTGACGGTGGCGAGGCCGCAGAATGCCCAGGCCGCTGGCGGCAGCAGCAGGAAGGCACCGGAGGTGCTGGTGTTCGACCTCACGGTCGACCCCTGCCAGTTCGCCAAATTCGACGTGCTCCTAAACGTGCCGAGGGGCCAGGAGGGGATAGTGGGGCCCAAGAACAGCGAGTATGCAGGAAGCTTCATGTACGTTCCGCACAGCAGTGGCGACGACGATGACGGCAGCCGTTTCAGTCGCGGCCGTGGCCGCCGCGACCGGCGGGACGAcgaccgcggccgcggccgtggcgatCGTGGCCGTGATGATGACCGTGGCCGCCGCAGCGACCGTGGCCGTGGCGATCGTGGCCGTGACGATGACCGTggacgcggccgtggcggcgatcGCGGCCGTGACGATGACCGTggacgcggccgtggcggcgaccGCGGCCGTGACGATGACCGTggacgcggccgtggcggcgaccGCGGCCGTGGAGACCGCGGCCGCATGATGGAGAACCAGGATGTGTCGTACCGCCTCAATCTGCGAGAGATCATCGCGGACCTCAACTGCGGCCGGGACACGACTCTGGACATCACGATCGTACCAATCGCGGGTGAGAAGACCCTGGTCAAGAGTGTGCGCGTCGACATCCTTTGA
- the LOC124688712 gene encoding polyphenol oxidase I, chloroplastic-like isoform X2 produces the protein MGISTQIVEHTFSSISVDMSSASSFVCSPIASASSGCLLPPSKHGTGPSIGKLQGRRLSCRAAATSGSGGDENQQVRRNIDRRDVLFGLSGFAAVTSTKLGLALAADAEPVCASVPITAEVLKCSLTDDFDCPAEYDATQVIDFKSLPLPSGPPRVRRPAHELDDAYVKKFEEAIRRMKELDEDDPRSYYNQSGIHEAYCDQHYNVVSSGSPDVMFDVHFSSIFAPWHRMYIYFFERILGDLIGDPTFGLPYWNWDSPEGMMLPSIFLNESSPLYNANRNQQRLRSFMDLNLGPAKQPNLPEPECTGDALCLLENNLYSMYRQMTVDTPEEFLGGKFCSFGTKYTGSLENGAHTAAHIWAGGDMGSLKTAARDPVFYCNHSNVDRMWHLWTTTLGRDNLPYQEWLDTSFVFYDEMRRPVRISVQDVLDNGKLGYTYQEKRNLEWLQKRPMPSTVINRPVSTQKPVTPASSFPITLNKGQNQYVTVARPQNAQAAGGSSRKAPEVLVFDLTVDPCQFAKFDVLLNVPRGQEGIVGPKNSEYAGSFMYVPHSSGDDDDGSRFSRGRGRRDRRDDDRGRGRGDRGRDDDRGRRSDRGRGDRGRDDDRGRGRGDRGRMMENQDVSYRLNLREIIADLNCGRDTTLDITIVPIAGEKTLVKSVRVDIL, from the exons ATGGGTATAAGCACGCAAATAGTAGAGCACACATTCTCTAGTATATCGGTGGACATGTCGAGCGCCTCCAGCTTCGTGTGCTCGCCTATAGCCTCGGCCTCCTCTGGATGCCTGCTTCCTCCAAGTAAGCACGGCACCGGTCCTTCGATCGGCAAGTTGCAGGGCCGCCGCCTGTCGTGCAGAGCCGCAGCCACGTCTGGTAGTGGCGGCGACGAAAACCAGCAGGTACGCCGCAACATCGACCGCCGGGACGTGCTTTTCGGCCTCTCCGGGTTCGCCGCTGTCACAAGCACAAAGCTCGGCCTCGCGCTCGCCGCTGACGCCGAGCCAGTGTGCGCGAGCGTGCCAATCACCGCCGAGGTGCTGAAATGCAGCTTGACGGACGATTTCGACTGCCCCGCCGAGTACGACGCCACGCAGGTCATCGACTTCAAGAGCCTGCCACTACCGAGTGGGCCGCCTCGCGTCCGCCGGCCGGCGCACGAGCTAGACGACGCGTACGTGAAGAAGTTTGAGGAGGCCATCCGTAGGATGAAGGAGCTGGACGAGGACGACCCGCGCAGCTACTACAACCAGTCAGGGATCCACGAGGCCTACTGCGACCAACACTACAACGTGGTGTCGTCGGGCAGCCCCGATGTCATGTTCGACGTGCACTTCTCCTCCATCTTCGCGCCGTGGCACCGCATGTACATCTACTTCTTCGAGCGCATCCTCGGCGACCTCATCGGCGACCCCACTTTCGGGCTGCCCTACTGGAACTGGGACTCCCCGGAAGGGATGATGCTGCCCTCCATATTCCTGAATGAGTCCTCCCCGCTCTACAACGCCAATCGCAACCAGCAACGCCTCCGCTCCTTCATGGATCTCAACCTGGGGCCCGCAAAGCAACCCAACCTTCCTGAACCTGAGTGCACCGGCGACGCTTTATGCCTCCTGGAGAACAATCTCTACAGCATGTATCGTCAG ATGACCGTGGATACGCCGGAGGAATTTCTCGGCGGCAAGTTCTGCTCGTTTGGTACGAAGTACACCGGGTCACTGGAGAACGGGGCACACACGGCGGCACACATCTGGGCTGGGGGAGACATGGGGAGCCTGAAGACGGCGGCGCGCGACCCCGTGTTCTACTGCAACCACTCCAACGTTGATCGCATGTGGCACCTGTGGACAACCACGCTAGGCCGCGACAACCTCCCCTACCAGGAGTGGCTCGACACCAGCTTCGTCTTCTACGACGAGATGAGGCGGCCGGTGCGCATCAGTGTCCAAGACGTCCTAGACAACGGCAAGCTCGGGTACACATACCAGGAGAAGAGGAACCTGGAATGGTTGCAGAAGCGCCCCATGCCGTCCACCGTAATCAACCGCCCGGTCAGCACCCAGAAACCTGTTACCCCTGCCTCGTCGTTCCCCATAACACTCAACAAAGGCCAGAACCAGTACGTGACGGTGGCGAGGCCGCAGAATGCCCAGGCCGCTGGCGGCAGCAGCAGGAAGGCACCGGAGGTGCTGGTGTTCGACCTCACGGTCGACCCCTGCCAGTTCGCCAAATTCGACGTGCTCCTAAACGTGCCGAGGGGCCAGGAGGGGATAGTGGGGCCCAAGAACAGCGAGTATGCAGGAAGCTTCATGTACGTTCCGCACAGCAGTGGCGACGACGATGACGGCAGCCGTTTCAGTCGCGGCCGTGGCCGCCGCGACCGGCGGGACGAcgaccgcggccgcggccgtggcgatCGTGGCCGTGATGATGACCGTGGCCGCCGCAGCGACCGTGGCCGTGGCGATCGTGGCCGTGACGATGACCGTggacgcggccgtggcg ACCGCGGCCGCATGATGGAGAACCAGGATGTGTCGTACCGCCTCAATCTGCGAGAGATCATCGCGGACCTCAACTGCGGCCGGGACACGACTCTGGACATCACGATCGTACCAATCGCGGGTGAGAAGACCCTGGTCAAGAGTGTGCGCGTCGACATCCTTTGA